The Lytechinus pictus isolate F3 Inbred chromosome 17, Lp3.0, whole genome shotgun sequence genome contains a region encoding:
- the LOC129280879 gene encoding QRFP-like peptide receptor, which yields MVTDRWLWEPIQWNWWTIVQVATAVVGIIGNLLVIVLLYQRRKQSRATDTLIGALAIADFVTSIFIIPLPTASRVPLTMLGDVYCRLITSRFLLWSSTSGSIMALTSIAVERYIAVVHPLRCKELLSRRRIRTAIVLSWVLGMTLHTPLLYTNFRNPQQECEWGFPSREIQILIGGGLFSTQFFIPMITLPDLKRGRTNSGDSAETSEKRENQHDY from the exons ATGGTGACCGATAGATGGCTCTGGGAACCTATACAATGGAACTGGTGGACAATCGTACAAGTGGCTACTGCAGTCGTTGGGATTATTGGCAACCTACTTGTAATCGTTCTGCTTTACCAGCGTCGCAAGCAAAGCAGGGCCACAGACACGCTCATAGGAGCATTGGCGATCGCAGATTTTGTCACATCGATCTTCATAATACCACTTCCAACAGCTTCGCGAGTACCATTGACGATGCTTGGCGACGTTTACTGTAGGCTAATCACTAGCAGGTTCCTCTTGTGGTCTTCGACATCAGGATCAATCATGGCACTTACGAGTATTGCTGTCGAAAGATACATCGCAGTTGTACACCCACTGCGTTGCAAGGAGCTTCTCTCTAGGAGGAGAATCCGTACAGCCATTGTCCTGAGCTGGGTTCTTGGCATGACACTACACACGCCTCTTCTATACACCAACTTCCGTAATCCTCAACAGGAATGTGAATGGGGGTTTCCGTCCAGAGAAATACAAATTCTGATAGGCGGTGGCCTCTTCTCAACTCAGTTTTTCATCCCCATGATT aCGCTTCCGGATCTTAAACGAGGTCGAACAAACTCTGGTGACTCAGCTGAGACATCAGAGAAACGAGAAAATCAGCATGACTATTAG
- the LOC129280878 gene encoding LOW QUALITY PROTEIN: trace amine-associated receptor 7e-like (The sequence of the model RefSeq protein was modified relative to this genomic sequence to represent the inferred CDS: substituted 1 base at 1 genomic stop codon): MVTDRWLWKPIQWNWWTNVQVATAVVGILGNLLVIVLLFQRRKKSRTTDKLIGALATADLFTSIFMIPLPTAARVPMTILGEIYCRLISSKFILWSSAAASIMALTSIAIERYIAVFLIPMIMSLTVHGLTARSLHRQANLYLGANQTSDANPCIRHVLAKKRVLQTLFXVILLFIICWGPIQNGFILLDIGIIPVTFVGSTTQHVFIILALWNSCANPFIYAIRFPEFRRAIRELFNPNRNDASLFDDRCLKSAPLRTKVV; the protein is encoded by the exons ATGGTAACCGACAGGTGGCTCTGGAAACCCATACAATGGAACTGGTGGACAAACGTACAAGTGGCTACGGCTGTCGTAGGGATTCTTGGCAACCTTCTCGTAATCGTTCTGCTTTTCCAGCGTCGTAAGAAAAGCAGGACCACAGACAAGCTCATAGGAGCATTGGCTACTGCAGATCTCTTCACATCGATCTTCATGATACCACTTCCAACTGCTGCACGTGTACCAATGACGATACTAGGCGAAATCTACTGCAGGCTGATTTCTAGCAAGTTCATATTGTGGTCTTCGGCAGCAGCATCTATAATGGCACTTACGAGTATTGCTATCGAAAGATACATCGCGGTT TTTCTCATCCCCATGATTATGAGTCTCACTGTGCATGGGCTAACAGCACGTTCCTTGCACCGCCAAGCAAATCTTTACCTCGGTGCGAACCAAACTTCTGATGCAAATCCATGCATCAGACATGTCCTCGCCAAGAAGCGCGTTCTACAAACATTATTCTAAGTGATATTGCTCTTCATCATATGCTGGGGGCCTATCCAAAATGGTTTTATTCTGCTCGACATCGGAATCATACCAGTGACTTTCGTGGGAAGTACTACACAGCATGTTTTCATCATATTAGCGTTGTGGAACTCATGTGCGAACCCGTTCATCTACGCAATTCGCTTTCCAGAATTCCGCAGAGCTATAAGGGAACTCTTCAATCCAAATCGGAACGACGCATCTTTGTTCGATGACAGATGCCTAAAGTCCGCACCGTTGAGAACAAAAGTGGTATAG